In one window of Microbispora sp. ZYX-F-249 DNA:
- a CDS encoding ABC transporter permease: MADGTVPRAAYSHGLAAELGAARMVWRREMLHFLRDRVGTLVSLMESLMFLFILGIGLGGLFAASGMGPASDYLTFLFPGVLVMAAQPAAMSVGASIVWEREDGFLREMLVAPVSRSTLLIGKCLGGMTVATCHGMVILASAGLLHVAYRPAAFAVLAAELALTSFALTVLAAAVAVFVRRPRTLTTALSVLMAPLMFLSGTMFPISALPGWLAWLSRLDPLTYAVDAMRHTAGVDRLPRGPAMLSEPVSWGGLRLSPPAELAVVAALALITLVVAARRFSRLG, encoded by the coding sequence ATGGCCGACGGCACTGTGCCACGCGCCGCGTACAGCCACGGCCTCGCCGCCGAGCTCGGCGCCGCGCGCATGGTGTGGCGGCGGGAGATGCTGCACTTCCTCCGCGATCGGGTCGGCACGCTGGTGTCCCTGATGGAGTCCCTGATGTTCCTCTTCATTCTCGGTATCGGCCTGGGAGGGCTCTTCGCCGCCTCCGGCATGGGGCCCGCGTCGGACTATCTGACGTTCCTCTTCCCCGGTGTGCTGGTGATGGCGGCACAACCCGCCGCGATGTCCGTGGGCGCGTCGATCGTCTGGGAGCGGGAGGACGGTTTCCTCCGTGAGATGCTCGTGGCCCCTGTGTCGCGGAGCACCCTGCTGATCGGCAAATGCCTCGGCGGCATGACGGTCGCGACCTGCCACGGCATGGTGATCCTGGCCAGTGCGGGACTGCTCCACGTCGCCTACCGGCCCGCGGCGTTCGCGGTGCTCGCCGCCGAGCTGGCGCTGACGTCGTTCGCGCTGACGGTGCTGGCCGCGGCGGTCGCGGTTTTCGTCCGGCGGCCCCGCACGCTGACCACCGCGCTGAGCGTCCTGATGGCCCCCCTGATGTTCCTGTCCGGGACGATGTTCCCGATCAGTGCGCTGCCGGGCTGGTTGGCGTGGCTGTCCCGCCTCGACCCGCTGACCTATGCCGTGGACGCCATGCGCCACACCGCCGGAGTCGATCGGCTCCCGCGCGGACCGGCCATGCTGTCCGAGCCGGTCAGCTGGGGCGGCCTGCGCCTGTCGCCACCTGCCGAACTGGCCGTCGTCGCCGCTCTCGCGTTGATCACACTGGTTGTGGCCGCCCGGCGTTTCTCCCGGCTCGGCTGA
- a CDS encoding ABC transporter ATP-binding protein: MFGTGHRSAQVPPVACRSQGVPAIRATGLHKSYPDVDAVRGVDLTVEQGETFGLLGPNGAGKSTIIAMLCTLAMPTAGRIEVAGHDTRTAPGLVRRSLGIVFQESTLDQELTAAENLRFHADLYAMAKAGLAARIDAMLDLAGLTARRDHLVRTFSGGMRRRLEIARGLLHRPRVLFLDEPTIGLDPQARDRLWAHLREVREREATTIFLTTHYLDEAERCDRVAIVHDGRIVVQGRPAELKSTLAADRIDLRTGDDVAAAAALRERFGIEAVAGPRGLRVQAENGARLVPRLCAGLDVPVHEVTVTRPSLDDVFLHHTGHHIRDESGGGR, encoded by the coding sequence GTGTTCGGAACCGGCCATCGGAGCGCTCAGGTGCCGCCCGTCGCGTGCCGGAGCCAGGGCGTTCCCGCGATACGGGCGACCGGCCTCCACAAGTCCTATCCGGACGTGGACGCCGTACGTGGCGTCGACCTCACGGTCGAGCAGGGCGAGACGTTCGGCCTCCTCGGTCCGAACGGCGCGGGCAAGAGCACGATCATCGCGATGCTGTGCACCCTGGCCATGCCCACCGCCGGCCGCATCGAGGTGGCCGGTCACGACACCCGGACCGCGCCCGGCCTGGTGCGGCGGAGTCTCGGAATCGTCTTCCAGGAGAGCACGCTCGACCAGGAGCTCACCGCCGCGGAGAACCTCCGCTTCCACGCCGACCTGTATGCCATGGCCAAGGCCGGGCTGGCCGCCCGGATCGACGCGATGCTCGACCTGGCCGGGCTCACGGCACGGCGTGACCACCTCGTACGGACCTTCTCCGGCGGGATGCGCCGCCGTCTGGAGATCGCCCGTGGCCTGCTGCACCGGCCACGGGTGCTGTTCCTGGACGAACCCACCATCGGTCTGGACCCGCAGGCGCGCGACCGGCTCTGGGCACACCTTCGCGAGGTGCGCGAACGCGAGGCGACCACGATCTTCCTGACGACGCATTACCTCGACGAGGCCGAGCGGTGCGACCGCGTCGCCATCGTCCACGACGGGCGGATCGTCGTGCAGGGCAGGCCCGCCGAGTTGAAGTCGACGCTCGCCGCCGACCGCATCGACCTGCGTACCGGCGACGACGTGGCGGCGGCCGCGGCGCTGCGCGAACGCTTCGGAATCGAGGCCGTCGCCGGACCGCGGGGCCTGCGCGTCCAGGCGGAGAACGGAGCGCGCCTGGTACCCCGGCTGTGCGCGGGCCTGGACGTCCCGGTTCACGAGGTGACGGTCACGAGGCCCAGCCTCGACGACGTCTTCCTCCACCACACCGGGCACCACATCCGGGACGAGTCCGGGGGAGGCCGCTGA